The stretch of DNA TTCCGGGTTGCAGCTCGACATTATGCAGAAACGTTCCCAGCGGCACCATACCGACCGGCATGGCATTACCGGTGCGGACTTCGGCGGTTTCGCCGGACATTATCTGAGTATCAACTTTGAGCCCATCCGGCGCCAGAATATATCGTTTGTCGCCATCGGCATAGTGCAGCAGGGCGATGTAGGCGGAGCGGTTGGGGTCGTACTCGATAGATGCCACTCGCGCCGGAATATTATGTTTATCTCTTCTGAAATCGATGATGCGATAGAAGCGCTTGTGGCCGCCGCCGCGATGCCGGGCGGTAACTCGGCCTTTATTATTTCTGCCACCACTCTTCTTGAGCGCAACCAGCAGAGATTTCTCCGGCACGGTAGACGTTATTTCCTCAAAGGTCGGGACAGTGCGGTGTCTCAGACCGGGGGTTACCGGTTTAAAATTTTTAATTCCCATAGGTCACCTGTTTCTCATCAGACATTTTCAAAAGCCGCAATCTGCTGGCCTTCCTTAAGTTTCACTATCGCCTTTTTCCAAGCCGTGGATTTACCTTCAAAGCGGCCCATTCTTTTCGGCTTGGCCGGCATCGTCATGGTGCGCACAGTCGCCACTTTGACGCCGAATGATTTTTCCACCGCCTGCTTGATTTCTTTCTTATTGGCATCCCGCGCCACCCGAAAGACATAGGCGTTAATCTGCTCTTTGAGAGCGTTCGATTTTTCGGTCATTAGATGCAGCTGTAATACGCGACGCGGCTCTTTCATGAGGCAAATACCTCCTCCACTTTTTCCAGACCGGCTTTTGTCACCAGAAGGACATCGGCATTGATGACATCATAGGTATTGACCAGCGGCGCACGGGTGTATTTGACTTTGGGAATATTGCGCACCGAAAGCATCAGGTTGGCATTGGCGCCTTCATCCAGAATGAGGCATTTCTTGTTTTCTATTCCCAGTTTGTCCAAAATGCCGACGATTTTTTTGGTCTTGATTTCAGGCAGCTGAAGAGAGTCAATCACCACCAGATGCGAATTCTGGGCTTTGTCGGACAGCGCCGAAAGAATCGCCAGACGTTTCATCTTTCGCGGAAACTTGCTGAAATAAGAGCGCGGCTCCGGACCAAAGATAATGCCGCCGCCACGCCAAAGAGGCGACCGGATGGTGCCGGCGCGGGCGCGGCCTGTTCCCTTTTGCCGCCAGGGCTTGGAGCCGCCGCCGGAGACATCAGAACGGCCTTTTGAACTTGATGTTCCCTGTCGCTGATTTGCCAGATAGTTGACGACGTATTGATGAACTACTTCCGGACGCGGCTTGACGCCGAAAACCTTTTCGCTCAAACTGACTACGCCGACTTCGGCACCGTCTTGATTATATACTTTTGCTTCCATCTTTTCCTGCCAATCTACTTGCCGCGGTTGGTTAACCGAATACGCAGCAACGTGCCTTTTTTCCCGGGAACAGAGCCCTTGACCAGTATCAGATTTTGTTCACCGATAACCTGAGCCACTTCCAGATTCAAAGCGGTTACGCGGTCTTTCCCCATTCTTCCGGCCATCCGCTGGCCGCGGAAAACCCGTGAAGGAAAGGAGGAAGCGCCTACCGAGCCGGGAGCTCTCTGGCGGTCAGACTGCCCGTGAGTGATATTAGCGCCGTTGAAGTTGTGGCGGCGCATCACGCCCTGGAAACCGAGACCCTTGGAAATGCCGATTACATCGACTTTCTCGCCTTTCTTGAAAATATCAGCCTTGAGTTCGGCGCCGACCTCAAGTTCGCCCTCAAAATAAATTTCGCGGAGATAGCGACGCGGCTCAATGTTTACTTTCTTATAATGGCCCCCAAGCGGTTTATTAAACAGATTCAGCCGCTTGACATCAAAGCCGACCTGGACGGCGCTGTATCCGTTTTTTTCCGGAGTGCGCTTCGCCACCACCACGCAGGGCCCGGCTTCGATTACCGACACCGGAACGGCTTCGCCGTCACTCCCGAAAATGCGGGTCATGCCAATTTTCTTACCAATGATTTCTTTCATAACGG from Candidatus Zixiibacteriota bacterium encodes:
- the rplD gene encoding 50S ribosomal protein L4, which codes for MEAKVYNQDGAEVGVVSLSEKVFGVKPRPEVVHQYVVNYLANQRQGTSSSKGRSDVSGGGSKPWRQKGTGRARAGTIRSPLWRGGGIIFGPEPRSYFSKFPRKMKRLAILSALSDKAQNSHLVVIDSLQLPEIKTKKIVGILDKLGIENKKCLILDEGANANLMLSVRNIPKVKYTRAPLVNTYDVINADVLLVTKAGLEKVEEVFAS
- the rplB gene encoding 50S ribosomal protein L2 → MGIKNFKPVTPGLRHRTVPTFEEITSTVPEKSLLVALKKSGGRNNKGRVTARHRGGGHKRFYRIIDFRRDKHNIPARVASIEYDPNRSAYIALLHYADGDKRYILAPDGLKVDTQIMSGETAEVRTGNAMPVGMVPLGTFLHNVELQPG
- the rplC gene encoding 50S ribosomal protein L3, which translates into the protein MKEIIGKKIGMTRIFGSDGEAVPVSVIEAGPCVVVAKRTPEKNGYSAVQVGFDVKRLNLFNKPLGGHYKKVNIEPRRYLREIYFEGELEVGAELKADIFKKGEKVDVIGISKGLGFQGVMRRHNFNGANITHGQSDRQRAPGSVGASSFPSRVFRGQRMAGRMGKDRVTALNLEVAQVIGEQNLILVKGSVPGKKGTLLRIRLTNRGK
- the rplW gene encoding 50S ribosomal protein L23 — protein: MKEPRRVLQLHLMTEKSNALKEQINAYVFRVARDANKKEIKQAVEKSFGVKVATVRTMTMPAKPKRMGRFEGKSTAWKKAIVKLKEGQQIAAFENV